A DNA window from Bos mutus isolate GX-2022 chromosome 11, NWIPB_WYAK_1.1, whole genome shotgun sequence contains the following coding sequences:
- the OST4 gene encoding dolichyl-diphosphooligosaccharide--protein glycosyltransferase subunit 4, producing the protein MPGLEPNWLRKLPVQVYYLKLVHRPRRSRAQLISMITDVQLAIFANMLGVSLFLLVVLYHYVAVNNPKKQE; encoded by the exons ATGCCTGGTTTGGAGCCTAATTGGCTCCGCAAACTTCCGGTCCAGGTTTACTACCTCAAGCTCGTCCACAGACCGCGTCGGAGCCGAGCCCAGCTGATCAG CATGATCACGGACGTGCAGCTCGCCATCTTCGCCAACATGCTGGGCGTGTCGCTCTTCCTACTTGTCGTTCTCTATCACTACGTGGCCGTCAACAATCCCAAGAAGCAGGAATGA